A single window of Rhodamnia argentea isolate NSW1041297 chromosome 5, ASM2092103v1, whole genome shotgun sequence DNA harbors:
- the LOC125315168 gene encoding germin-like protein subfamily 1 member 7 yields the protein MKLLPISLLVFALAAAAAFAYDPSPLQDFCVAINDPKVFVNGKFCKDPKQVTADDFLFKGFRYPGNTANPLGSKVTPAFVDQFPGLNTLGISMARIDFAPGGLNPPHTHPRGTEILVVAEGTLLVGFVTSNQLNNTLLTKVLYKGDVFVFPIGLIHFQLNIGKAPALAFAALSSQNPGVITIANAVFGSKPPISVDVLTKAFQVDKKVVDYLQAQFWYDNN from the exons ATGAAGCTTCTCCCAATTAGCCTTCTCGTCTTTGCTCTGGCAGCTGCCGCCGCTTTTGCCTACGACCCAAGTCCACTCCAGGATTTCTGCGTGGCCATCAATGATCCCAAAG tatttgtgaatggaaagttttGCAAGGACCCAAAGCAAGTCACAGCAGATGACTTCCTCTTTAAGGGGTTCAGATACCCGGGGAATACCGCGAACCCGCTCGGATCGAAAGTCACTCCCGCTTTTGTGGACCAATTTCCAGGACTCAACACTCTCGGCATTTCCATGGCTCGTATCGACTTCGCTCCAGGTGGCCTGaaccctccccacactcaccCACGTGGGACCGAGATTCTGGTCGTGGCTGAGGGCACACTGCTTGTCGGCTTCGTCACGTCCAACCAATTGAACAACACTCTGCTCACCAAAGTCTTGTACAAAGGGGATGTGTTTGTGTTCCCAATCGGTCTCATCCACTTCCAGCTGAACATCGGAAAGGCCCCCGCACTGGCCTTTGCCGCTCTGAGCAGCCAGAACCCAGGAGTCATTACCATCGCTAATGCAGTCTTCGGATCGAAGCCACCCATTTCGGTGGATGTtctcaccaaggccttccaagTGGACAAGAAGGTGGTTGACTACCTCCAAGCGCAGTTTTGGTACGACAACAACTAA
- the LOC125315166 gene encoding putative germin-like protein 2-1 → MKFFPTFVLLALASSCAFASDPSPLQDFCVAVNDPNSAVVVNGKFCKDPKLAMADDFFFTKFRYPGNTSNQLGSKVTTAFVDQFPGLNTLGIAMARLDFAPYGLNPPHIHPRGTEMLAVMEGTLHVGFVTSNQLNNTLFTKVLTKGDVFVFPQGLIHFQLNIGQTNALAFAFLSSQNPGLITIANSVFASKPPINVDVLAKAFQVDNKLINYLQEQNWFDNH, encoded by the coding sequence ATGAAGTTCTTTCCAACATTTGTCCTTTTGGCCTTGGCATCATCGTGTGCCTTTGCCTCTGACCCGAGTCCTCTTCAGGACTTCTGTGTCGCGGTGAACGACCCCAACTCTGCGGTGGTTGTGAATGGGAAGTTCTGCAAGGACCCGAAGCTCGCCATGGCAGAtgatttcttcttcacaaagtTCAGATATCCAGGGAACACATCGAATCAGCTCGGATCCAAAGTCACGACTGCTTTCGTCGACCAATTCCCAGGACTCAACACACTAGGCATCGCCATGGCCCGCCTTGATTTTGCTCCATACGGTCTGAACCCTCCCCACATTCATCCTCGTGGCACGGAGATGCTAGCAGTCATGGAGGGCACGCTCCATGTCGGTTTCGTGACATCCAACCAATTAAACAACACTCTCTTTACCAAAGTCCTAACCAAAGGAGACGTTTTCGTGTTTCCACAAGGCCTCATTCACTTCCAGCTGAACATTGGACAAACGAATGCACTGGCCTTTGCTTTCTTGAGCAGCCAGAACCCGGGACTCATAACAATCGCGAATTCAGTCTTTGCGTCAAAGCCGCCGATCAATGTCGATGTCCTTGCAAAGGCTTTCCAAGTGGACAACAAACTGATCAACTATCTCCAAGAGCAGAACTGGTTTGACAACCATTAG